Proteins found in one Pelobates fuscus isolate aPelFus1 chromosome 10, aPelFus1.pri, whole genome shotgun sequence genomic segment:
- the DNAJC9 gene encoding dnaJ homolog subfamily C member 9 — MPALLESCQSLFGSSDLYKVLRVRRESRDGEIRRGYHKVSLEVHPDRVPDGEKEEATLKFQVLGKVYAVLSDQEQRALYDEQGIVDEEAESISQDRNWEEYWRLLFHKVTMEDITSYKEKYQGSEEERTEILQAYMDFEGDMDEIMNSVPCAEYSDEPRIRAIIEKAIKQKKVSSYNAFVKESKKKHSQRQKRGHQEAKEAEQMAKELNLGEGTDDLKALIQKRQKEREKEADSFFAQMEAKYCNNASKGGKKQVKKKKQ; from the exons ATGCCGGCCCTGCTGGAGAGCTGCCAGTCCTTGTTCGGCTCCTCCGACCTGTACAAGGTGTTGAGGGTCCGGAGAGAGTCCAGGGATGGGGAGATCCGCCGGGGCTATCACAAGGTGTCCCTGGAGGTACACCCGGACCGGGTCCCGGATGGAGAGAAGGAAGAGGCAACCCTCAAATTCCAG GTACTTGGAAAAGTGTATGCTGTTCTCAGTGATCAAGAACAACGAGCTTTGTATGATGAACAAGGAATTGTTGATGAAGAAGCAGAATCTATAAGCCAAGATCGCAACTGGGAAGAATATTGGAGATTGTTGTTTCATaag GTAACAATGGAAGATATAACatcatataaagaaaaatatcagGGTTCAGAGGAAGAAAGGACGGAGATCCTGCAAGCTTATATGGACTTTGAAGGAGATATGGATGAGATCATGAATTCTGTTCCATGTGCTGAATATTCAGATGAACCAAGAATCAGAGCGATCATAGAGAAAGCCATTAAGCAGAAAAAAGTTTCATCttataatgcctttgtaaaaGAATCAAAAAAGAAACATTCACAACGTCAGAAGAGG GGTCATCAAGAAGCCAAAGAAGCTGAACAGATGGCAAAGGAGCTTAACCTTGGTGAAGGTACTGATGACCTAAAAGCTTTAATTCAG AAAAGACAAAAAGAACGTGAAAAGGAAGCAGATAGTTTCTTTGCTCAAATGGAAGCAAAATACTGCAACAATGCTTCAAAAGGAGGGAAGAAACAAGTAAAGAAGAAGAAACAGTGA